The genomic region GCATTTTTTCGTATGACTTGTTATCAATTTGATGAATAAGGACATTTTTGCTCCAGCCCATCCGGCGAGTCATTCGGATATAGAATTCTCTCTCAAGATCATCCTTACATTTCTCCATGATGACTATTATCTTCGTCCAGCTAATTTCTTGCACCAATGGTGCAAGTTTTTTGTTGTCCTTAAAATGCATATAGAATTTGCGCATGCGCCACAGGTTATCGGTGGAATATCCCGACACGCCCGGAAACTCAAGTTGCAGGTCCTTCGCAAGATTTTTCACGATAGAATCACCCCAACTATGCCTCTTTTGTCTCTCGGTGATCATTCTCCCAATATCCCAATAGAGGTTGATAAGCTCTTTGTTGACCGCTTTCAACGCCTCATACTGAGCGGAGCGGATACGCTCTTTGATATCTTTTACAAACGCGGCGTAATCGCTCATGCTGACTTTCTGTCCGGTGGTTTTGGTTAAAGATTTGGGCATACGGCTCCTTGTCATAGACACTATTTTATGGCTCATATTATTTGTTCTAGCTTCGTGGTATGTTCCAAAATGGAACATACCACTTTTTCATCTAACTCCCCACTTTCAAAAATATTTTTTAGATGCTTGGTAATCGCGGGTCTTTGCACGCTAAATAATTGGGCTATTTTATCCTGGGTGAGCCAGATGTTTTCATTCCGCAAATAAATTTCCACCTTCACCTGCCCGTCAGGTGTTTTGTAGAGCATGAACTCGGTGAAGGAGTTGGTGGCTGGTAGATTTTTCTTTTTCATTGATGAGTCGCCTAATTTTTAGCGTTGCATTTCATTAAACACCAGCCGACTCAATTGGTGCGACAGCGTCGCACTTATTGAATAATCAGTGGTGAGTTTGCTGCTCATTGTGTCAGTCCTCCCTAAAAAATAGCTCCTTCAAAAAATGCCTTTAGCTCATTCTTGATACGCTGTAATTGCAAAACAAAACCAAAGATGATGAAGACCAAACCAACCTTAAATAAAATTGGGTGAGCAACGTAGGAGAAATGAAACACCTTGCCATCATCGTTCGTTGTCGTGCCACCGAAACCCTTAGGGATTTTACCGATGGAAAATGCCACCATTAAGGTTCCGATGACATTGACAATAAGACCAACGTCGTTAATCGAAATAAGTGCACCACTCATTTCTCACCAGCCTTTTCCACAATTTCAATTTCTTCCTTGGTCAGGGCATTCATTATTTTATAATTCTTGCCCACGAAACTCCTTTGAACTTAATACCGTATCGTATAGTCCTACATTCTCGCCCTCATGCTTGTTGATTCCGGTGTAGGCAAGACTGGGATCTTCATAGCGTTTGAATTTATAGACAGCATCATTCATGAGTGAGCTGTTAAAGACGCCAAGACTGACGAGCAGTTCAAATTCTTTGACAGTCAAGCCGGTGACCTTCTTGAACAAGCCTGGCTCCAGTTGAGTGATCACGTCTTTGAGGCTACGCTCACGATAATCAGTTAAGTACATGAACACGGGAACCCGTGTAGCAAATTTGATCAACTTTTCCTGGATCTGCTTTCTTAAGGTTTTATATTCCCTTTCCTCTTGGGTTAGCTCCCTTTTTTCCTTGGCGGTCAGATCACGATCATTCGCCTCTTTCTTGGCCTTATTAACGGCTTCGGATTTATTGATGATCGTTTCAATTTCCTGATTTAAATTTCTAAACCCCTCAATATTCATCAAGGCATCCATGGCGGCCTGATTATCCATTAGCCTCCGCAACGTGCCGTTATCGACATTCACCAAAAGTGCACTTTCCCACCGTCTTGCCAAGAGAGTGGCTGTTGTACCGCTCATTGCGATATCCAGGATACCAGCGGCATCGACCTGCTTCATCGAGCTGCCATCGTAAGCGAGTACCGGCAAGAAACTGATAAATTCTTCTACCTTTTTTTCAGGATTGGATTCATTTACATTGAGACGGCAGCTGTAATCGGCAATCTGCCGCAGTGCTCTGTCAGGCGCGAAATCAAAGATATAACACTCTTCTTTAATGATCTCCTCTTTGTTCGGTGATTTGCTGTCCGGGTTCTGAACCGTCCATGGTGTTTGCACTCGAAATGCGGCCTGAAAATAAGTTTCCGGGCTGGATGAGTTGCGCAACATAAAAATTGCGGACCATGGTTTGACCGAGACTCCGGTCGTGAGCTTTCCACAGGATAAGGTGATAGTTTTCGTCTTTAATGGGTTATCCATGGCATCAAAAACTGGCGGTAGTGCATCAACACCTATGCCGGCCGCAGTACCCGCCGCTACGACGATTTTATAATCGTGAAAAAATCTATTTTGCTTCTGCGACAGCAGGTTGTCCATGGCATGGCATGAAGCTACAGTCGGAAGAAACCAGAAAGTATGTGAAAGCAGGCTTAACAGGCGCGTATCTGCGAAAGGCATGGGCGGTTTTTTTGCGCCTAATTTAAGATTATCGATAGTTGTTTCAGAGAATGCGCCGCGAATCAGGTCCAACCACTTTTGAACATCATCCTCATAAGTGAATTTTGCCTTATCACCCCTACCATCCGCAGAGAAAAAAATATTCAAGTCAAATTCGTCAAACTCGCCTTGCATGGCGATCTCACGAATGGCATCGGGTAATTGATAGGTGAGTAAAACCATGCGCGGCAGTGCGGCATAGGGATTGCTTTTTTCTTTCCATTCTTTTTTGGCACGTTGTTCATCCGAATAGGTCCAGTTATAAATCTGCTCCTCGATAAATTCACCAGAAGCAATGGCCCGAAACGGGGTACCCGATAGATAAAGATAGGCATTTGTAGTGATGGGCATGATGGCTTCATCGAAATACTCAATGCCTGCGCCCTCTTGGAATTTGATCTCTTTTTGGTCTTCTGCCTCAAAAAGATCTTTGGCATTTTCTCGCCAGGCACCCCAATGGTATTCGTCCAGCACCACACAATCCCAATTTGTCGTGTGAACCCATTCATTCTTCGCCTTAATTCCTCCGGCATTATTTTTGCCCAGATAATCTTGAAAAGACCCAAAGCACACGAAAGGTTTGTTCTTTTTTGCTTCTTCAAAAGAGAGGTCGCTTCTAAAAATAAATTGCCAATCTTTGAAATCAACATGCGATTTTAAATCTTGTTCCCAGGCATTTTGAACAGCGGGCTTGAAGGTTAGGACTAAAACCTTTGTCCACTTCATTTTCTTGGCGAGCTGATATACGGCAAAGGTCTTCCCAAAACGCATTTTGGCATTCCAGAGAAAGTGCGGTGTCTTTTTGGGATTTTCCTTTTTATAGTTTTTAAAATAGGCCGCTGTTTGTTCGACTGCCTCTGACTGTTCAGGCCGCATAGAGAAATCGAGATGACGGCTATCTTCACCCATGGCCCCTGTCTTAATGGCGATAATAGCGGCCTTGATATCTTTGGCCGAGCAGCGAAACCATTCACCATCAGGATTCTTAACGCCTTTCCTCTTCAGATGCTTGTGAACTTCATGATCCGTAAAAGTGGAGCCGTCATTGCGAATAGCAGGTTCTTCAACAACAATTGTATAAGGAAGCTTTCCGGGTCTCTTGGTGGGATATTGCTGTGCAACTCTTAGTTGTACTTCACCTGTAGTATAGCCGACTTTTAACAAACCCCTATATTGAGGGTGCGAATCCTCATAGGCATAGATGGTGGGTCTCGCATCGGGCCGTTGTGGAAAGAAGTCTTTACTCATGAGTGCTTCCGTTGTTAGGCCAGACCATTGATTCGATAAATTCGATTTCCTTCTTGTTTAAACGATATTTTTTATAAAGTTTCTCGTCGGTCCAAGATTCTCTAAAATTTTGCAGTGGGACAAACGAATAGACTCTCTTCATGCAATCCTGAGTATTTTTTTGTAGAGTCACAAGAAAATGAAAAAATCTCGTGTTGATATACTGGATAGCATTATCGCATTCTTTTTTTGATCTAAAGGGACCAACTAAAAGATATGTTTCTGTACAGCATGAATTAGGTTCGCAATAGAGAGGCTTGATATGATCCGTCCTACTATCACCTGACCCAACTGCCTTTGGAACTATAACTTTGTGTGAATCTATACAATCTTCACGCCTTGTAACGTCCTTACGTTTAACGTACTCGACTCTTCTGTTACCATAAAGTTTGACTGCGCCCTCAAATGGCTCTTTTTTCCCATTATAATTTGTTATAAAACCAAATGGTTTTTTTGTACTTACAATTGATTCGAAAGCAGGTTCGCTC from Deltaproteobacteria bacterium harbors:
- a CDS encoding GIY-YIG nuclease family protein, coding for MSKDFFPQRPDARPTIYAYEDSHPQYRGLLKVGYTTGEVQLRVAQQYPTKRPGKLPYTIVVEEPAIRNDGSTFTDHEVHKHLKRKGVKNPDGEWFRCSAKDIKAAIIAIKTGAMGEDSRHLDFSMRPEQSEAVEQTAAYFKNYKKENPKKTPHFLWNAKMRFGKTFAVYQLAKKMKWTKVLVLTFKPAVQNAWEQDLKSHVDFKDWQFIFRSDLSFEEAKKNKPFVCFGSFQDYLGKNNAGGIKAKNEWVHTTNWDCVVLDEYHWGAWRENAKDLFEAEDQKEIKFQEGAGIEYFDEAIMPITTNAYLYLSGTPFRAIASGEFIEEQIYNWTYSDEQRAKKEWKEKSNPYAALPRMVLLTYQLPDAIREIAMQGEFDEFDLNIFFSADGRGDKAKFTYEDDVQKWLDLIRGAFSETTIDNLKLGAKKPPMPFADTRLLSLLSHTFWFLPTVASCHAMDNLLSQKQNRFFHDYKIVVAAGTAAGIGVDALPPVFDAMDNPLKTKTITLSCGKLTTGVSVKPWSAIFMLRNSSSPETYFQAAFRVQTPWTVQNPDSKSPNKEEIIKEECYIFDFAPDRALRQIADYSCRLNVNESNPEKKVEEFISFLPVLAYDGSSMKQVDAAGILDIAMSGTTATLLARRWESALLVNVDNGTLRRLMDNQAAMDALMNIEGFRNLNQEIETIINKSEAVNKAKKEANDRDLTAKEKRELTQEEREYKTLRKQIQEKLIKFATRVPVFMYLTDYRERSLKDVITQLEPGLFKKVTGLTVKEFELLVSLGVFNSSLMNDAVYKFKRYEDPSLAYTGINKHEGENVGLYDTVLSSKEFRGQEL